Genomic window (Marinobacter panjinensis):
CTGCGCCATCCGTGCGGTGAAAAATGCGCCCGAAGAAAAGCGCATGCGCGTTGCCCGCGAGGTTTTCGACATCTACGCACCCCTGGCGCACCGCCTCGGCATCGGCCATATCAAGTGGGAGCTGGAAGACCTCTCTTTCCGCTACCTGCACGAATCGGCCTATAAAAAGATTGCCAAACTGCTGGATGAAAAGCGGCTGGATCGTGAAAGTTACATCAAGCGGGTGATCACCTCCCTGAAAGGCGAGCTGGGGGCTTCCGGCATAGAGGGGGAGCTGTCGGGGCGCGCCAAGCACATCTACAGCATCTGGCGGAAGATGCGCCGCAAGGGAATCGATTTTTCCCAGGTCTACGACGTACGTGCGGTACGGATACTGGTGCCGGCCGTGCGTGATTGCTATGCCGCACTCGGCATTGTGCATACGCTGTGGCGCCACATCCCCAACGAATTTGATGACTACATCGCCAACCCCAAGGAAAACGGCTATCAGTCCCTTCATACCGCGGTGATCGGACCGGAAGGGAAAGTGATGGAAGTCCAGATCCGCACCCATGCCATGCATGAGGAGGCGGAGCTCGGGGTTTGTGCCCACTGGCTGTACAAGGGCATGGACAAGGGCAACCGTTCGGTGGGCTACGACGCCAAGATCAACTGGCTGCGTCAGGTCCTGGAATGGCAGGAAGAACTGGGCGACCTGTCCGGCCTGGCCGACCACCTGAAATCGGACGTGGCATCCGACCGGGTGTATGTGTTTACGCCGGAAGGCCACGTGGTGGACCTGCCCCAGGGTGCCACGCCTGTGGATTTTGCCTACCGCGTTCATACCGAGATTGGCCACGCCTGTCGTGGAGCCAAGGTCAACAGCCGCATTGTGCCGTTGACCTATCCCCTGAAAACCGGCGACCAGATATCCATTCTCACCTCCAATAACCAGGCGCCGAGTCGTGACTGGCTGAACCCCAGCCTGGGCTATATCCAGACCTCCCGCGCCCGGGCCAAGGTGACCCACTGGTTCAAACAGCAGGACCGTGACCGCAACATCATTGACGGCAGGGCGATTCTGGAGGATGAATTCAGGCGGCTGTCGCTTTATGACGTTGATCTGAACGACCTGGCCCGCAAGGTGAATTACCAGGCGGCCGAGGACATGTTTGCGGCGGTGGGAGCCGGCGACCTCCGTCCGACCCATGTCGCCAATATCGCCCAGCAGATGCTGGAGCCGAAATCGGAACAGCTGGACCTGAAGCTCAGCACCCTGAGGCGCAAGCCCTACGATACCGAGTCGGACATCCAGATCCGGGGTGTCGGCAAGCTCAAGACCCAGGTGGCGAAATGCTGCAAGCCACTGCCCGGAGATCCGATCGGTGGCTACATTACCGTGGGCCGCGGCGTGACTGTCCACCGGCAGGACTGCATTACCTTTCTGAGCCTCAAGGAGTTCGAGCCCAACCGGATTATAGAAGTAAGCTGGGGCGGACAACCCGTTGCCGTGTATCCGGTGGATGTGGAGATCCAGGCGTATGACCGTTCCGGATTGCTGCGGGACATCACCCAGGTGCTGTCGTCGTCCAAAAGTGATGTGTTGTCGCTGAACACCATGTCCAACAAGTATGAAAACACGGCCACCATGACGGTGACGGTGGAAATATCCAGCCTCGACCAGCTGGCCCGGTTGCTGGCTCAGATCCGCAACCTGCCCAACATCATCGACGTCAGGCGCAAACGCTCATGAGCTATACCATTGACGACCTGAAAACCCTGATGGCACGGCTTCGGGATCCTGAGACGGGGTGCCCGTGGGATACCCGCCAGACCTTCAGAACCATCATGCCCCACACCCTGGAGGAGGCCTATGAGGTTGCCGATGCCATCGACCGGGAGGATTATTCGCACCTGGAGGATGAACTGGGCGACCTATTGTTCCAGGTGATCTTCTACAGTCAGATGGGGAAGGAGCAGCGCCATTTCGATTTTGACTCGGTGGTGGACAACCTGGTGCGAAAGCTGGTCCGACGTCATCCACACGTGTTTCCCGATGGCACCCTGGAAAGCCGGATCGAGCCGGACAATCGCCCCGGTGAAGCCGAAATCAAGGCCAACTGGGAGCGCATCAAGGCCGAGGAGCGGGCGGCGAAACCGGAAAAATCAACTGGCTCCGGGCCTGCAAGACGGCTGGATGGTATTGCCCGGACACTCCCCGCAATGGTGCGTGCTGAAAAACTTCAGCGCAGGGCAGCCAACCACGGCTTTGACTGGCCGGATGTCGAACCGGTGTTCGACAAACTTCATGAAGAGATCGATGAACTGAAAGAAGCCTGGTATGACGCCCGCTCCGGCGCCGGCCCGGTGGAGGCTGTCGAGGATGAACTGGGGGACCTGCTGTTTGTATGCGTTAACCTGGCACGGTTCATGAAGGTTAATCCCGAGCAGGCCCTCAATAGCACCAATCACAAATTCGAGG
Coding sequences:
- the relA gene encoding GTP diphosphokinase; amino-acid sequence: MVKVREDYAVTGDGQVDIERWVRQIESQTHLEDAEQFRRACEKAAAIDFQAVREDRVWAPGASSFRTGIEMAQVLVELHLDQTSLVAAILYRAVREERIPLEEIRKEFGDEVAGLIDGVQQMAAISSIHHPLKGNVLGQPEGQLDNVRKMLVTMIDDVRVALIKLAERTCAIRAVKNAPEEKRMRVAREVFDIYAPLAHRLGIGHIKWELEDLSFRYLHESAYKKIAKLLDEKRLDRESYIKRVITSLKGELGASGIEGELSGRAKHIYSIWRKMRRKGIDFSQVYDVRAVRILVPAVRDCYAALGIVHTLWRHIPNEFDDYIANPKENGYQSLHTAVIGPEGKVMEVQIRTHAMHEEAELGVCAHWLYKGMDKGNRSVGYDAKINWLRQVLEWQEELGDLSGLADHLKSDVASDRVYVFTPEGHVVDLPQGATPVDFAYRVHTEIGHACRGAKVNSRIVPLTYPLKTGDQISILTSNNQAPSRDWLNPSLGYIQTSRARAKVTHWFKQQDRDRNIIDGRAILEDEFRRLSLYDVDLNDLARKVNYQAAEDMFAAVGAGDLRPTHVANIAQQMLEPKSEQLDLKLSTLRRKPYDTESDIQIRGVGKLKTQVAKCCKPLPGDPIGGYITVGRGVTVHRQDCITFLSLKEFEPNRIIEVSWGGQPVAVYPVDVEIQAYDRSGLLRDITQVLSSSKSDVLSLNTMSNKYENTATMTVTVEISSLDQLARLLAQIRNLPNIIDVRRKRS
- the mazG gene encoding nucleoside triphosphate pyrophosphohydrolase — its product is MSYTIDDLKTLMARLRDPETGCPWDTRQTFRTIMPHTLEEAYEVADAIDREDYSHLEDELGDLLFQVIFYSQMGKEQRHFDFDSVVDNLVRKLVRRHPHVFPDGTLESRIEPDNRPGEAEIKANWERIKAEERAAKPEKSTGSGPARRLDGIARTLPAMVRAEKLQRRAANHGFDWPDVEPVFDKLHEEIDELKEAWYDARSGAGPVEAVEDELGDLLFVCVNLARFMKVNPEQALNSTNHKFEARFRAIEEHLEREGRDMDGESLEALDAVWQAVKGIEKQRKK